Proteins from a single region of Aureibacter tunicatorum:
- a CDS encoding tetratricopeptide repeat protein produces the protein MENKVVSELLEKGVSWAYWKGYDWFASQLIPAVELLDEKISSQRLLLSQCWSMIGEIHLLNLAPEEAKRAYFKAVKLDPKSSEAIADMAHAQYQLGEYSEALKNISLAIDLDSDNESYWNDKQMITDAVNYDERPLFDKEDQAWQWNEMLAKGDFEQILSAFENIEEEELELFHWLIAARVYGAKNDLEKYLEAWQCVAEQNEVFDLDYVDWFYMPMKAFESTEMWTLLKNLNPRIDDAVFIEFESLQDNYGEELTELEMRNLICDYFIALYSMDKKSMKKIADKYPLWEEVDL, from the coding sequence ATGGAAAACAAGGTTGTCAGTGAATTGCTAGAAAAAGGCGTGTCATGGGCTTATTGGAAAGGTTATGATTGGTTTGCCTCTCAATTGATTCCAGCTGTGGAGTTATTGGATGAAAAGATCTCATCGCAAAGATTGTTATTGTCACAATGCTGGAGCATGATAGGCGAAATACATTTATTGAATTTAGCTCCAGAAGAAGCTAAAAGGGCGTATTTCAAAGCAGTGAAACTAGATCCTAAGAGTTCCGAGGCTATAGCAGACATGGCTCATGCTCAATATCAATTGGGTGAGTATTCGGAAGCTTTGAAAAACATTTCTTTGGCGATAGATCTCGATAGCGATAATGAGTCATATTGGAATGACAAGCAGATGATCACTGATGCTGTCAATTATGATGAGAGGCCCCTTTTTGATAAGGAAGATCAAGCTTGGCAATGGAATGAGATGCTGGCTAAAGGAGATTTTGAGCAAATTCTTTCAGCTTTTGAAAATATAGAGGAAGAAGAACTTGAGTTGTTTCATTGGTTGATTGCGGCAAGAGTATATGGAGCTAAGAATGATCTGGAGAAGTACCTTGAAGCTTGGCAATGCGTTGCAGAACAAAATGAGGTCTTTGACTTGGATTATGTGGATTGGTTTTATATGCCAATGAAAGCTTTTGAGTCTACTGAAATGTGGACTTTGCTGAAAAATCTGAATCCAAGAATTGACGATGCTGTATTTATCGAGTTTGAATCATTGCAGGACAATTATGGCGAAGAATTGACAGAGCTTGAAATGAGAAATTTGATATGCGATTACTTTATCGCTTTGTACTCAATGGATAAGAAAAGCATGAAAAAAATAGCAGACAAATATCCACTTTGGGAAGAAGTTGATTTATAA
- the ttcA gene encoding tRNA 2-thiocytidine(32) synthetase TtcA, producing MTMEKEAFEIKKLTKKIRKSVWKAHEDFQMIEKGDKVMVCLSGGKDSYTMLDALMHMQLVRKDFEIVAVNLDQKQPGFPEEVLPNYLEGLGVDFKIIERDTYSIVKEKVPEGKTTCSLCSRLRRGTLYTAAEELGCTKIALGHHREDILETFFLNLFFSGKLESMPPKYKTDDGKHVVIRPLAYCKEADIIEYSNHMQFPIIPCNLCGSQPNLQRQVVKQMLKKWEETYNDRNEIMMNALSNISPSHLLDHDLYDFVNYEMKKKELHVDDKQQIEL from the coding sequence ATGACGATGGAAAAAGAAGCTTTTGAGATAAAAAAACTGACAAAAAAAATTCGCAAATCCGTATGGAAAGCTCATGAAGATTTCCAAATGATTGAGAAGGGAGACAAAGTGATGGTCTGTCTGTCAGGTGGAAAAGACAGTTACACTATGCTTGACGCGCTGATGCATATGCAACTAGTTCGCAAGGATTTCGAAATTGTAGCGGTCAACCTTGATCAAAAGCAACCTGGCTTTCCCGAAGAAGTATTGCCCAATTATTTGGAGGGCTTGGGTGTCGATTTTAAAATCATAGAGCGAGACACTTACAGCATAGTCAAGGAAAAGGTCCCTGAGGGCAAAACCACATGCAGCCTTTGCTCAAGACTAAGAAGAGGCACTCTTTACACTGCCGCGGAGGAATTAGGTTGCACAAAAATCGCTTTGGGACACCACAGGGAAGATATTCTGGAAACGTTTTTCCTTAATTTGTTTTTTAGCGGCAAGCTTGAGTCAATGCCTCCAAAATACAAAACCGATGATGGAAAACATGTAGTCATTAGGCCTTTGGCTTACTGCAAAGAAGCTGATATTATTGAATATTCAAACCATATGCAATTCCCAATTATCCCTTGCAACCTTTGCGGATCTCAACCGAATCTCCAAAGACAAGTAGTCAAACAGATGCTCAAAAAATGGGAAGAAACATACAATGATCGAAACGAAATCATGATGAATGCCTTGAGCAATATCTCTCCTTCTCACTTGCTCGACCATGATCTTTACGACTTTGTCAACTACGAAATGAAAAAGAAAGAACTGCATGTCGATGACAAGCAACAAATAGAACTTTAA
- a CDS encoding EamA family transporter, with protein MEFLWLSVMFSVVNGATFKVFKKQEIDTFQAIVVNYFMALFLGVMLSSNEFSPSHFMQPQWALYSVAIGAMLIGTFFIMGLTAQKVGISVTQVASKMAVIVVVIHAVFYFGESIPWLKGLGIVLAVLGVILSSISSKSSGFDRKYTYLPFLLFLLAGVLDTTFNVAKKLHINEGHNEYFLASTFLVAGMIGVAVEAYNIFWKAKKVKLKNVIGGLLLGMFNFGSIYFLIKALGVPDWDSSTIFPVRNMSVVAFSVIAGFAFFKEKYSKLNWLGIVMALLAIYLIGK; from the coding sequence ATGGAATTTTTGTGGTTGAGCGTAATGTTCTCGGTAGTAAATGGGGCGACTTTCAAGGTTTTTAAGAAACAGGAAATCGATACTTTTCAGGCAATAGTAGTCAATTATTTCATGGCTCTTTTCTTGGGTGTAATGCTGTCCAGCAATGAATTTAGTCCGTCCCATTTTATGCAGCCGCAATGGGCTTTGTATTCGGTCGCTATTGGAGCAATGCTTATAGGCACTTTTTTCATCATGGGCTTAACGGCTCAAAAAGTGGGAATCAGCGTGACGCAGGTTGCGAGCAAGATGGCTGTAATAGTAGTCGTGATCCATGCGGTATTTTACTTTGGCGAGAGTATTCCATGGCTTAAAGGTTTGGGGATCGTATTAGCTGTATTAGGGGTGATATTGAGTTCTATTTCCTCAAAAAGCAGTGGCTTTGATCGAAAATATACATATTTGCCATTTTTACTGTTTCTTTTGGCGGGTGTTTTGGATACGACATTCAATGTTGCGAAAAAGCTTCATATTAATGAAGGACATAATGAATATTTTTTAGCCAGCACATTCTTAGTGGCGGGTATGATAGGTGTAGCAGTGGAGGCTTATAACATTTTTTGGAAAGCCAAGAAAGTGAAGTTGAAAAATGTGATTGGAGGTTTGTTGTTGGGGATGTTTAATTTTGGCTCAATATACTTTTTAATCAAAGCTTTGGGTGTTCCTGATTGGGATAGCAGCACTATTTTTCCTGTAAGGAATATGAGTGTTGTCGCATTTTCCGTGATAGCTGGATTCGCTTTTTTTAAGGAAAAATATTCGAAACTGAATTGGCTAGGGATAGTAATGGCGTTGCTGGCGATTTATTTGATTGGGAAATAA
- a CDS encoding DUF2306 domain-containing protein: MNWETLAKPLIMIHAFLGVLALISGSLAIVSNKGKKVHRKSGSMFFYTMLSSALLALAVSVIPGHESMFLFAIGLFSIYFLISGYRSLWFRSISHDFFFDKIMAYFIVAMGLAMVFVPFIFSGKVNVVLAAFGGIGFSFGMRDLKVFKRRALARRNWLKLHLGKMMGGYIAACTAFLVVNNILPNLWNWFAPTVVGSVFITYWMVVLNLRKAVKG, from the coding sequence ATGAATTGGGAAACATTAGCAAAACCGCTGATAATGATTCACGCATTTTTAGGAGTTTTGGCATTGATATCAGGAAGCCTAGCGATAGTTTCTAACAAAGGAAAAAAGGTTCACAGAAAGTCCGGAAGCATGTTTTTTTACACGATGCTGTCCTCTGCTTTATTGGCTTTGGCAGTTTCAGTAATTCCGGGCCATGAGAGCATGTTTCTTTTTGCGATAGGTTTATTTTCCATTTATTTTTTGATTAGCGGTTATCGGAGTTTATGGTTTAGAAGTATTTCGCATGATTTCTTTTTTGACAAGATAATGGCCTACTTTATTGTCGCGATGGGGTTGGCCATGGTTTTTGTTCCATTTATTTTTTCTGGAAAGGTAAATGTGGTATTAGCAGCTTTTGGAGGAATTGGTTTCTCTTTTGGTATGAGGGATTTGAAGGTGTTCAAAAGAAGGGCTTTGGCTCGCAGAAATTGGCTGAAACTTCATCTGGGTAAAATGATGGGAGGGTATATTGCAGCTTGTACCGCTTTTTTGGTTGTAAATAATATTTTGCCGAATTTATGGAATTGGTTTGCCCCAACGGTAGTGGGAAGTGTTTTCATTACATACTGGATGGTTGTTTTAAACTTACGGAAAGCTGTGAAAGGGTGA
- a CDS encoding alpha-amylase family glycosyl hydrolase codes for MKRRFLLLLICFALGQLTPIKAQDYWFEPSNATVNDELTIYLRASNRSSVNMYAGVRVGSSTFQYINNNDWNSTPSHSFFEEDPNQTNVWKKTIKPSSYFGVPEGTVVKGIDIIFREGSSKIIDADLFLDLDDAQVNAPSIWLESSPEKPLIDQEVTITFRPSEAPGGSLRNAERIFAHTWAITSGPDSNNADYEGQAHWGDNTKGEFKNKGDGVWELTFTPRDHYNISDPYASLFKIGFVFRDETGANQQKTAEGEDIYLQADPGFYITQNEPLKNKVSIKKGETVDLKFTAIENSNWEVILNGESEHTVDNATSLSHSITFSEKEDTEIIVKASTLEGEYTQKTIAVNVFEEKIAELPAWAYYGNQPRMGIIYHNGLNSTENDPSKTTLVLHTPTNVTYKSGTGEVYGVQSIPNKEVVNVIGDFNNWMVTEEYQMYNTPDGNYFWITIENLEAQKPYVFQYLIDGDLHIADPYAEHIVDSDDSYIPESTFPSLPEYPHGKASDRASLIQTGMGNYAWQISNFQPVSHNLLNIYELHFRDFTEEGTYKAAMAKLPYLKDMGINCIHVMPISEFEGNDSWGYNPNFYFAPDKAYGTKQDLKQFIDEAHKMDIAVINDLVLNHSFHSSPFSRMYYNDIDNKPAPYNPWYNEDHNFDEPAAHWGVDFNHTSEHTQALVDSVTNFWMSEYKFDGFRFDFTKGFSNTHWVGEGNWGSDYDQDRVDILKRMANKVWSNHPGSIVCFEHLANQTEDSELANHGILMWSGAGLNYNYSEMAKNNFKNIDISSAYYKNVGFNLQNWMSYMESHDEERLAFRAVNEGRNLNSSNNFNGGANDNQLQIIIPRLQATATFNLLLPGPRMIWQFGELAYDYSINYNGRTGRKPVKWEYFEHPERKKLYRTYADLLSLRNNYDLYVTADQNQDFDLAQGHKRTTLNSRDKGESGNATFQVIAVGNFMEETQDITPYFGSTGTWYDFETGDSYEVTSTDQTVRLEAGRARVFISKKLKKANLHNPVIVDHQEDMMLTERGQSFDIDPSWFTVEDEDNDLTTAFNLTILNGEGYTYDNFTITPDNEYFVGDLNVNIVASDGERLSDPYTFSLTYDGENVLFIRVKDQTYTYGDPELVHEVAFEGFVDDDDESILEGELVYMIENDKIKASGLTSDKYELAYVDGKYTFVKKLLNVKAEDITAIENGEHPPLAITYDGFVNGENENDLDRKPEIYFDGVWPLAKGVYTLTVAGAESENYDFEYEDGKLIVQGATPIIVTEWPIISKGVYGQKLSEISFTGGEANMDGSFEFVDKDEILNAGIYSNVTMQFIADDESAGSLKGFVALEIEKATQTIEITDTPQSLRIGESFELFANTNSGLAVSYESSDESIISVDGNIIIAHQEGEATITALQEGNDNYLESRLDFTVDVEKLTNIESPDQMFIYPNPANNIIFAKGIKTNMEYVIYDMNGRSLITGLLKSNQGISISSLRAGVYMLKLSDNSVHKIIKK; via the coding sequence ATGAAAAGACGATTTTTACTCTTATTGATTTGCTTTGCATTAGGGCAGCTAACACCTATCAAAGCACAAGACTATTGGTTTGAACCTTCAAATGCAACAGTTAATGATGAATTAACAATATACTTAAGAGCCAGCAATCGCTCTTCAGTGAATATGTACGCAGGGGTACGTGTAGGATCAAGCACATTTCAATATATTAATAACAATGACTGGAATAGCACTCCTTCGCATTCATTTTTTGAGGAAGATCCCAACCAAACAAATGTTTGGAAAAAAACCATCAAACCATCTTCATACTTCGGCGTTCCTGAAGGAACAGTTGTAAAGGGCATAGATATCATATTTAGAGAAGGCTCATCTAAAATCATCGACGCTGATTTATTCCTTGATTTGGACGACGCTCAAGTAAACGCTCCTTCAATTTGGTTGGAATCATCTCCTGAAAAGCCATTAATCGACCAAGAGGTCACCATTACATTCAGGCCTTCAGAAGCACCTGGCGGAAGCTTAAGAAATGCTGAAAGAATTTTTGCGCATACCTGGGCTATAACATCTGGACCTGACAGCAATAATGCCGACTATGAAGGGCAAGCTCATTGGGGGGACAACACCAAAGGCGAATTCAAAAACAAAGGAGACGGCGTTTGGGAATTGACTTTCACACCTCGTGATCATTATAATATTTCAGATCCTTACGCTTCCTTGTTTAAGATAGGTTTCGTCTTTAGAGATGAGACAGGTGCAAATCAACAAAAAACAGCTGAAGGCGAAGATATCTATTTGCAAGCAGATCCTGGTTTCTACATTACACAAAACGAACCCCTGAAAAATAAAGTCAGTATAAAAAAAGGTGAAACGGTTGACTTAAAATTCACAGCTATCGAAAATAGCAATTGGGAGGTCATTTTAAATGGAGAAAGTGAACATACTGTTGATAATGCTACAAGTCTAAGTCATTCCATAACCTTTTCAGAAAAAGAAGATACAGAAATCATAGTAAAAGCATCAACATTAGAAGGCGAATACACACAAAAAACAATCGCAGTCAATGTTTTCGAAGAAAAGATCGCTGAATTACCTGCTTGGGCATACTACGGCAACCAACCTCGCATGGGCATTATTTATCACAATGGACTTAATTCAACAGAAAACGACCCAAGTAAAACAACTCTTGTTCTTCATACACCTACAAACGTAACTTATAAAAGTGGCACAGGAGAAGTATATGGAGTTCAAAGCATTCCAAATAAAGAAGTCGTCAATGTTATTGGAGATTTTAATAATTGGATGGTAACCGAAGAGTATCAAATGTACAACACCCCTGATGGCAATTATTTCTGGATAACCATCGAAAATCTTGAAGCTCAGAAACCTTATGTTTTTCAATATTTAATTGATGGAGATCTTCATATAGCAGATCCTTATGCAGAACACATCGTTGACAGCGATGACAGTTATATCCCTGAAAGCACATTTCCTTCTTTGCCTGAATACCCTCATGGAAAAGCCTCTGACAGAGCATCCTTGATTCAAACAGGAATGGGAAATTACGCATGGCAAATATCAAACTTCCAACCTGTAAGCCACAATTTGCTGAATATTTACGAACTCCACTTTAGGGATTTTACGGAAGAAGGCACTTACAAGGCTGCTATGGCTAAATTGCCATACCTCAAAGACATGGGAATCAATTGCATTCACGTTATGCCTATCAGCGAATTTGAAGGAAATGACAGCTGGGGTTATAATCCTAATTTTTATTTCGCTCCTGATAAAGCTTACGGGACAAAACAGGATCTTAAACAATTCATCGACGAAGCTCACAAAATGGATATTGCGGTGATAAATGACTTGGTATTAAACCATTCATTCCATTCAAGTCCATTCTCAAGAATGTATTATAACGACATTGACAACAAACCTGCTCCATACAACCCTTGGTATAATGAAGATCACAACTTTGATGAACCAGCTGCTCATTGGGGAGTTGATTTCAACCATACCAGTGAGCACACTCAAGCATTAGTCGACAGTGTCACAAACTTTTGGATGAGCGAATACAAGTTTGACGGATTTAGATTTGACTTCACCAAAGGTTTCAGCAATACCCATTGGGTTGGCGAAGGCAATTGGGGAAGCGACTATGATCAAGATCGTGTAGATATTCTAAAAAGAATGGCTAATAAAGTCTGGAGCAATCATCCGGGCAGCATTGTATGCTTCGAGCATTTGGCTAATCAGACTGAAGATTCCGAGCTTGCAAATCATGGTATTTTGATGTGGAGCGGAGCAGGCCTTAATTACAACTATTCAGAAATGGCTAAAAACAATTTCAAGAATATAGATATTTCTTCTGCCTATTATAAAAATGTCGGATTTAATTTACAAAATTGGATGTCCTATATGGAAAGTCATGATGAAGAAAGGTTGGCCTTCAGAGCTGTAAATGAGGGAAGAAACCTAAATTCGTCTAACAACTTCAATGGTGGAGCAAATGACAATCAACTGCAAATTATCATTCCAAGGCTTCAGGCCACTGCCACATTCAACCTCTTGTTACCAGGACCAAGAATGATTTGGCAATTTGGAGAGTTAGCCTATGATTATTCAATAAATTATAATGGAAGAACTGGCAGAAAACCCGTGAAATGGGAATATTTCGAACACCCCGAAAGAAAAAAACTATACAGAACCTATGCTGACTTGCTTAGCTTAAGAAACAACTACGATCTTTACGTAACAGCTGATCAAAATCAAGATTTTGACCTAGCCCAAGGGCATAAACGAACTACACTCAATTCAAGAGACAAAGGCGAAAGCGGAAACGCTACCTTCCAAGTCATAGCAGTCGGAAACTTCATGGAGGAAACTCAAGATATTACTCCTTACTTTGGCTCTACTGGCACCTGGTATGACTTTGAAACGGGAGATAGCTATGAAGTAACTTCCACTGACCAAACTGTTCGCTTGGAAGCAGGAAGAGCTAGAGTATTCATCAGCAAAAAGCTTAAAAAAGCCAATCTACACAACCCTGTGATCGTTGATCATCAAGAAGATATGATGCTAACCGAAAGAGGCCAATCTTTTGATATCGACCCTTCATGGTTTACTGTCGAAGATGAAGACAATGACTTAACCACCGCTTTTAATCTCACAATTCTTAACGGCGAGGGCTATACATATGATAATTTCACTATCACTCCTGATAATGAGTATTTTGTTGGTGATTTGAACGTAAATATCGTAGCTAGCGATGGCGAAAGGCTTAGTGATCCATATACATTCAGTCTTACATATGATGGCGAAAATGTTCTTTTCATAAGAGTAAAAGATCAAACATATACATATGGCGATCCTGAGCTTGTTCACGAGGTTGCTTTTGAAGGATTTGTGGATGATGATGATGAATCCATTTTAGAGGGAGAATTAGTTTATATGATTGAAAACGATAAAATAAAGGCTTCCGGACTAACCAGCGACAAATACGAACTTGCATATGTGGATGGCAAATATACTTTTGTCAAAAAGCTCCTAAATGTTAAAGCGGAAGATATTACAGCTATCGAGAATGGAGAACATCCTCCATTAGCAATCACCTATGACGGTTTTGTCAATGGTGAAAATGAAAATGACCTTGACAGAAAGCCTGAAATATACTTTGATGGAGTTTGGCCACTTGCAAAAGGAGTATATACCCTCACAGTCGCAGGAGCTGAGTCTGAAAATTATGACTTTGAGTATGAAGACGGCAAGTTAATCGTCCAAGGAGCAACTCCAATTATAGTGACTGAATGGCCTATCATTTCGAAAGGAGTTTACGGACAAAAATTATCGGAAATATCGTTTACAGGAGGCGAAGCGAATATGGATGGTTCATTTGAATTTGTAGACAAAGACGAGATACTCAATGCTGGAATTTATTCAAATGTGACTATGCAATTCATAGCAGACGATGAAAGTGCTGGAAGTCTTAAAGGCTTCGTTGCCCTTGAAATCGAAAAAGCTACTCAAACTATTGAGATCACAGATACTCCTCAAAGCTTAAGAATTGGCGAGTCGTTTGAATTATTCGCGAATACTAACAGCGGGCTGGCTGTAAGCTATGAATCTTCTGATGAAAGCATCATTAGTGTTGACGGCAATATTATCATAGCTCATCAAGAAGGAGAAGCTACGATTACTGCTCTGCAAGAGGGCAATGACAACTACCTTGAGTCAAGACTTGACTTTACTGTAGATGTCGAAAAACTGACAAATATAGAAAGCCCTGATCAAATGTTCATCTATCCTAACCCTGCGAACAATATAATCTTCGCGAAAGGGATAAAAACAAATATGGAATATGTGATTTATGACATGAATGGAAGAAGCTTGATAACAGGCCTACTAAAGAGCAATCAAGGCATCAGCATTTCATCACTAAGAGCAGGAGTTTATATGCTTAAACTTTCAGACAATAGCGTACATAAAATAATAAAAAAGTAG
- a CDS encoding AraC family transcriptional regulator: MIIESTNQLFEISTEELSVWEKRPHKQNFFEIVYIEKGSGLQCVNEHEFEYHGGNIFLLPPLDCHSFIIKQTSIFHFIRFTDHFFMSDSGFTDYKIWFDQMAHILANYNKIPGDIISTPRERDYIVNSINFIQNEYSNIDSYSNSIIMEIMASIVNILARSIEKKYIEQNDQLDKRFGEILRFINSNILENDKLRVSSLAENFNISKTYFSEYFKKQAGISLAEYILNSKLKIAETKILHTKLSLKEIAYQLNFTDSSHLSKAFKKKNGVTIKMFKANPHSIYQTNLNQ; the protein is encoded by the coding sequence ATGATTATTGAATCCACCAACCAATTATTCGAAATAAGCACAGAAGAGCTCTCTGTATGGGAAAAAAGACCTCACAAGCAAAACTTCTTTGAAATAGTATATATAGAAAAAGGATCAGGCCTCCAATGCGTCAACGAACATGAATTTGAATACCATGGAGGAAATATCTTTTTACTGCCACCGCTGGACTGCCATTCTTTTATTATCAAGCAAACTTCTATTTTTCATTTCATTCGCTTCACTGATCACTTCTTCATGTCTGACAGTGGATTTACAGACTATAAAATTTGGTTTGATCAGATGGCTCACATTCTAGCCAACTACAACAAGATTCCCGGAGATATCATCTCAACTCCAAGAGAGCGCGACTACATTGTCAACAGCATCAATTTTATCCAAAATGAATATTCGAATATCGACAGCTACTCGAATTCTATCATAATGGAAATCATGGCTTCAATTGTCAACATATTGGCTCGTAGCATAGAGAAAAAGTATATTGAACAAAACGATCAATTGGACAAGCGATTCGGAGAAATACTCAGATTTATCAATTCTAACATATTGGAAAATGACAAGCTTCGCGTATCATCATTAGCCGAAAATTTTAATATTTCCAAAACCTATTTTTCCGAATATTTCAAGAAGCAAGCCGGCATCAGCCTTGCGGAATACATTTTGAATTCAAAACTCAAAATCGCGGAAACGAAAATACTTCACACAAAACTGTCTCTCAAAGAAATCGCCTATCAATTGAATTTTACAGACAGCAGCCATTTATCCAAAGCATTCAAAAAGAAAAATGGCGTCACCATCAAAATGTTCAAGGCTAATCCTCACAGCATTTATCAAACTAACTTAAATCAATAA